The following is a genomic window from Nissabacter sp. SGAir0207.
GCGGTGACCAGCTCGATGCTCAATAATCCGGCCGAGGCGATTTCGATGGACGCGCCATTTATTGCCGCCGGCACGGATGCGCAGAGCACAGCGGAGAGCGTTACCAACGGCACCTTTGATAACTGCACGGCGGCGTCCGTGAACAAATCGGTCTTCACCAACTATGTCTGTGAGCGCGATACCAATGTGTCCCAGACCTGTACGCGTACCGCATCCATCACCGGGCATTACGAAGATTCGACCGAACTGCGCACGCTCACTATTGACTCGTCCTCACTGCGTTTTGTCGTGACCAACGGGCAATTCATGGTGTCCTACCCGATGCTAGCTGGACAGGTGATGAGCGCCAGTATCAGCTATTCCTGGAAAAACCTGGCATTTGGTAATTCGGCCTGGTTTATGACCGTCACGGCCCTGGGCCAGCGCGTGGCAATGAACAATGAGAGCGGCAGCGCGAGTCTGCCCATCGGCCAATCCTTTGCCGAAGGCGAGGGCATGCCGATTGTCGTGCTTAACCGGGCCGGGGATGTCGCCAGCACCGCCACTATCTGGCAAAACAAAAACATGAAGTACCACTTTGTGCTGACTCTGATGGTACGCGTCGCCACAAAAGCCTGGGTGCCCACGGTGGCCTGGTCTGAAAACTGCCCATTCGATAAAGCACAGGGCGCGCTGACCAGCACGGAATGCACGGTTGCCGGCGGCGATCGCAGCGTGGTGGTCGATGGGAAAACGTACACGGTACACAGCGACTGCTGGGGCTATACGGATACCTACCGTACCCAGACTGCGGATGAAGGTAGCTGCGCGCCTTATGTCAATAACGCCGCCTGCACACTGGCTACCCGCCAATGTGCGTACTCACTTGACGGCTTTTGCCTGCATGAGAACGCCACCTACTCGTGTGAAACCAAGGTCTCCGGCAGCGGCATGCTATGCGGCGGGCAGTTTTTCTGCACGGACGGCTCCTGTGCGCAGGTTGCCTCCGGCAATACCAATGACTTCAAAACCGCCATTTCCCAGCTGGCCGCCGTGGCCGCCGCCGGCAAGGATGTGGCTGAGCTGAACGGTATCAACGTGCGCGCTTTTACCGGCAACGGACAGTCCTGTCGCAAAGCGTCAGCCGGTTTTAACAACTGCTGCAAAGGCGGGGGCTGGGGCAGTGATGTCGGGCTTGCCCACTGCAACAGCGAAGAAAAGGCTCTGGGGCAGGCCCGTGAACGGTTACTGACAGTAGATGTGGGTGAATATTGCAGCACCAAGGTGCTGGGCGTATGCGTTCAGAAAAAGCGCGCCTATTGCGTGTTTGAATCCAAGCTGGCGCAAATCGTCCAGCAGCAGGGCCGGCAGTGG
Proteins encoded in this region:
- a CDS encoding conjugal transfer protein TraN encodes the protein MTSSMLNNPAEAISMDAPFIAAGTDAQSTAESVTNGTFDNCTAASVNKSVFTNYVCERDTNVSQTCTRTASITGHYEDSTELRTLTIDSSSLRFVVTNGQFMVSYPMLAGQVMSASISYSWKNLAFGNSAWFMTVTALGQRVAMNNESGSASLPIGQSFAEGEGMPIVVLNRAGDVASTATIWQNKNMKYHFVLTLMVRVATKAWVPTVAWSENCPFDKAQGALTSTECTVAGGDRSVVVDGKTYTVHSDCWGYTDTYRTQTADEGSCAPYVNNAACTLATRQCAYSLDGFCLHENATYSCETKVSGSGMLCGGQFFCTDGSCAQVASGNTNDFKTAISQLAAVAAAGKDVAELNGINVRAFTGNGQSCRKASAGFNNCCKGGGWGSDVGLAHCNSEEKALGQARERLLTVDVGEYCSTKVLGVCVQKKRAYCVFESKLAQIVQQQGRQWQLGIGFGDPESPDCNGITVEQLQAINFEKLDFSNFYADLENGSAIPEDNALIERVKSQIAAKVEAGTQ